The following are encoded together in the Malaya genurostris strain Urasoe2022 chromosome 3, Malgen_1.1, whole genome shotgun sequence genome:
- the LOC131433946 gene encoding uncharacterized protein K02A2.6-like, which produces MSVSLWSDVSIVSKRLWEKIGKPPTAPVNELASTASGDRLQFLFKFSSLVSFNGEQHHCQFYVVENPLYLFGIDLMEAFGLFTLPISMYCNNVSVPAITLQSLKAAYPSVFRNELGLCTKTKVKLERKPDATPVFRPKRPVAFAVHSTVDNELDRLERAKIITPVDFSDWAAPIVVVRKTNGSIRICGDYSTGLNNALRYQYPLPLPEEIFNKLANCTVFSRIDLSDAFLQVEVDESSRDLLTINTHRGLYRYNRSPPGVKTAPGAFQQLIDTMLAGLPHTCGYLDDVVVGGVTTETHWENLRAVFQRISEFGFTIRVEKCIFAQPQIKYVGHLLDRNGLRPDPAKVQAINEMPSPTDVSGVRSFLGAINYYGKFVPRMRCLRYPLDELLKADAKFKWTAECQAAFNKFKELLKSDLLLTHYNPALDIVVSADASSVGVGATLSHKLPDGTLKVVYDASRALTAAEKNYSQPDREGLAIIFAVTKFHKMLFGRRFHLQTDHEPLLRIFGSRKGIPVYTSNRLQRWALTLLLHEFTIEHHVRPEEDYVIASVSLENDLRSVTQDALTILPLSFRIVQQSTQSDPITKAVYRYLLDGWPKTVTDAELKRFYARRESLTTVQGCILFGDRLVIPSPHRKRSLHQLHRGHPGIQRMKAIARSYVYWPTLDSDIVDFVKSCRQCAMAAKTPPKSAPLSWPKSTKPWQRVHLDYLGPIDGEYYLVVVDSFSKWPEIVQTRSITTAATVKILRDLFARLGMPETLVSDNGSQFTSAEFQSYCTKNGIEHLTTAPFHPQSNGQAERFVDTFKRSIKKIKEGRATMCDALSTFLQVYRSTPCFSSPDGKSPAEVLFGRPIRTSLDPIVYNWNNRARFIP; this is translated from the exons atgtctgttagtctgtggtctgACGTTAGCATCGTATCGAAACGCTTGTGGGAGAAAATAGGTAAACCACCCACTGCACCAGTAAATGAGCTAGCCTCAACAGCGTCAGGCGACCGATTGCAGTTTTTGTTTAAGTTCAGCAGTCTAGTGTCTTTCAACGGTGAACAACATCACTGTCAGTTTTACGTGGTCGAAAACCCGCTTTATCTTTTCGGAATCGATTTGATGGAAGCATTCGGTCTCTTTACATTACCCATTAGCATGTACTGCAACAACGTCAGTGTTCCTGCTATCACTTTGCAGTCACTCAAAGCGGCATACCCGAGTGTATTTAGAAACGAGTTAGGGTTGTGCACGAAAACAAAAGTGAAATTGGAACGGAAACCAGATGCAACTCCAGTTTTTCGTCCGAAACGTCCAGTGGCTTTTGCAGTACACAGCACGGTTGACAACGAACTTGACCGACTGGAACGAGCAAAAATCATCACACCGGTAGACTTTTCGGACTGGGCAGCACCCATCGTCGTTGTCAGAAAAACGAACGGGTCCATTCGCATTTGCGGAGATTACTCTACAGGTCTCAACAATGCACTGCGGTATCAGTACCCGTTACCGCTACCGGAGGAGATTTTCAACAAATtggctaattgtactgtatttagCCGAATCGACCTGTCGGATGCGTTCCTGCAAGTAGAGGTTGACGAAAGTAGTCGTGATTTATTAACCATCAACACCCATCGTGGACTCTACCGGTACAATCGTTCGCCACCGGGAGTCAAAACAGCACCGGGAGCTTTCCAGCAACTTATCGATACAATGCTGGCAGGTCTTCCTCATACGTGTGGTTATTTGGATGACGTCGTCGTTGGTGGTGTCACTACTGAGACACACTGGGAAAACCTTCGCGCAGTGTTTCAAAGAATCAGCGAGTTTGGATTTACCATCCGAGTGGAAAAGTGCATCTTCGCTCAGCCTCAAATCAAATATGTAGGTCATCTGCTTGACCGCAATGGTCTTCGACCGGATCCAGCAAAAGTTCAAGCCATTAACGAAATGCCATCGCCCACTGATGTATCTGGTGTTCGGTCCTTCCTAGGAGCAATTAATTACTACGGAAAATTTGTTCCTCGTATGCGCTGTCTGCGGTATCCTCTTGATGAGCTGCTCAAAGCGGATGCGAAATTCAAGTGGACAGCAGAATGCCAGGCGGCATTCAACAAATTTAAGGAGTTGCTGAAATCTGACCTACTGTTGACACACTACAACCCTGCACTTGATATAGTGGTGTCGGCAGATGCGTCGTCTGTTGGTGTCGGTGCTACTTTGTCACACAAACTTCCGGACGGCACTCTCAAAGTTGTATACGACGCTTCCAGAGCATTAACAGCGGCAGAGAAAAACTACAGTCAGCCCGATCGTGAAGGACTTGCGATAATTTTTGCGGTGACCAAGTTTCATAAAATGCTGTTTGGTCGTCGCTTTCATCTTCAGACAGATCACGAGCCGTTGCTGAGAATCTTCGGTTCAAGGAAAGGGATTCCTGTTTACACATCGAACCGATTACAACGTTGGGCTCTTACGCTGTTGcttcatgagttcaccatcgagCAC CACGTCAGGCCTGAGGAAGATTATGTGATTGCTTCGGTCTCTCTGGAAAATGACTTAAGGTCAGTTACACAAGATGCATTAACCATTCTTCCTTTAAGTTTTAGGATCGTACAACAGTCTACACAGTCCGATCCTATTACCAAGGCAGTTTATCGTTACCTCCTTGATGGGTGGCCTAAAACCGTTACCGATGCAGAGCTCAAACGGTTTTATGCTCGACGTGAATCTCTTACCACGGTACAAGGCTGCATACTATTCGGCGATCGACTGGTTATACCATCGCCCCATCGCAAGCGTAGTCTTCATCAACTTCATCGTGGCCACCCTGGAATTCAGCGAATGAAGGCAATTGCTAGGTCTTATGTTTATTGGCCAACTCTCGACAGCGACATTGTTGATTTCGTCAAATCCTGCCGTCAATGTGCGATGGCTGCGAAAACACCGCCGAAGTCAGCGCCGTTGTCATGGCCTAAATCAACAAAACCGTGGCAGCGCGTTCACCTTGATTACCTTGGACCGATCGACGGGGAATACTACCTGGTTGTCGTAGACTCTTTTTCGAAATGGCCTGAAATTGTGCAGACGAGAAGTATCACTACAGCCGCCACAGTGAAAATCCTCAGAGATCTGTTCGCTCGCTTGGGAATGCCAGAGACACTGGTGAGTGATAATGGATCCCAATTCACCAGTGCAGAGTTTCAATCGTACTGTACGAAGAACGGCATCGAGCATCTTACAACAGCACCGTTCCACCCTCAATCGAACGGTCAAGCCGAGCGATTCGTGGATACGTTTAAACGATCGATTAAAAAGATTAAGGAGGGGAGAGCGACAATGTGTGATGCTCTCAGTACATTTCTTCAGGTTTACCGGAGTACACCTTGTTTTTCTTCTCCAGACGGCAAATCACCAGCAGAAGTTTTGTTCGGTCGTCCGATTCGTACTAGTTTGGATCCGATCGTGTACAATTGGAACAATCGAGCGAGATTCATCCCTTAA